The DNA window TGACTTCATTTAAACCCATTTGTTTGAGCCTTACAATAATCCTACATGGTCTACAATGCGATTATCCTAATTTACCTCTCCAGTTATCTATTCATCTAACTCATATGCACTGAACACTTTCTATGCATAAGTActggtggtaaaaaaaaaaccacacacacacaatctccaCCTTGAGATTGCTTTTAATCTAGTGGGTGAGATACACAGtcaataaataaaccaataaataaacatataatcaGGGCTGTTATTCTGCTGTTACACACTGGGTGATCAGGCTTACTATTAAATATGTTAGTACCATCCCCTTATATAATTACCAGTTGTGGTTAGTGCAGTGCAGGCAATGAATGTAACACTGTGATGGGGGGAATTGTAGGGTGGGGAACTATTTATATAAGGATGTCGGGACTCTCTAAGCCAAACTACGAAGGACAGCGTCTGGTGGgctgtccttctttctttcctacttgAGAAAGCCTGGGCCATTCAAAGGGTGAagtaaagaaatgacaaaaacgGGTCTATCTTTACAAACACTCACAGCAAAATACaaaatgcaagggaaacaaatctCCCATCATTTGAGGTAATTATGCATTGATTGGATGAACACATGGCAAATATTCATAGATACAATTTACATATCAGATTAGGGTTTGGACTAGATGATCATCAAGACCCCTTTCAAACCTGGGATTGTATGGTTGTATGCAAACTACACATCTCTGTGTAAGTCTTTATTACCACCATTCATGCTGTCCAGCTCTATTAGAGCATCACAGCAGCACCCCACCCAGGAACACTCTCCTTCCAGAACTATCTGGATTCATAGGGAAGATGGGGAATGAATGGGTATCCGCACTTAGATATCTAGCGAAGCACGACTACTTTACAGTGTTAGTACAACACCCCGTACAGACAAAGGGGCTGGACATAGAAGAATATCTGCTGTGTGGTCACAACCCTGTAAAAAACATGGGTGCAACCCAAACTTTTAAGTTGTGGCCTCATGGTAGAATCTTTGGTGATCTTCACTTCATTGTTCTATCCTTATAAATTTCACCCAAATCTAAACATATGCACATTTCTCATTAAAAGTAAATGAGCATgtttggaaataataaaataaatcatatttatctTCGGAAGAATTAGaagtagaactaccatgtgatccaggaATCAcatttctcagtgtgtgtgtgtgtgtgtgtgtgtgtgtgtgtgtgtgtataataaggtcactatctcaaagagaaaagtaaataaataaatgcatcttaaTTTGCAgtgaagaaacattaaaatggGGATGGTGGAAGGATTCACCAATGTGAGTTCATAATGTGGTAACACTTTTGTTTCCTAATTTGCAGTGATTTTGCATTATGGCAGTCAAATAACAGCACAAGTGTCTCCAGAAACCGGGGACTATCTACCTACAACAGCAGGAACAGCAGAGGCCACAGCAAAGCCTTTCCTGCAACTAACTCACCACATCCCTAGCCAAACTTTAGCAGCCAGATCAATGAATGGTCACACCCCCTCTCACAGAGCTGCCCCAACCTCCAGCTCTGAGCTCCCAACCACACACACAACAGTAAAAACTCTAGTAACAACATCCTTGCTAACTACAAACAGCACCCCGACTACCAGCCCGACAGCCCACACCCTAGTCACAACCTTGGCCACACCCAATAACTCACACACAGCAGCTTCTCTCACTGAAGCTACAATTGGTCCCAGTGCAGCCCCAGGTTCACCGCCAACCACCTTCCCTCCATCGGCCCATACGACAGGAACAAGCCCATCGACTGTCAGCCACACAACTAGGAAAACCACCCAACCCAGGAACCAGACCGCCCTTCCAGCAACCTTGTCCACCCCACCGCTTAACAGCACAACCAGTCACCAGTCTGCCCAACCCAGTCATGCCCCAGGCCCAACCACAGCTGCACACAATACCACCCACACGGCCTCACCTGCCGCCACGACTTCTGGGCCCACTCTTGCACCTCGGCCTTCGTCAGCCAAGACTGGAATGTACCAAGTTCTAAATGGAAGCAGGCTCTGTATCAAAGCCGAGATGGGGATAGAACTAACAGTTCAAGACACAGAGTCGGTAAGTTGGGGCCATAGGACTGTAACACTGCCTTCAAAAAGTGTGAGGGAGGGTGTCTTGCTAAGAATAGACAGTCTCCCTGCATCTTGTGTCTTTGAATGAAATAAATAGCTACAAGCTCCTTTTTCTCCAAGTTGCTCCATTAAAAGATGAATCTGTTTTAGAATGCATATAAGAATAGAAACTGGCAGCAACTGGCTAGTGGAGGGCACACACCAAAATCATAACGATGCACACCTCTCACTTTTAGGCAACATGGGCAGGGTGTTGGGGTGTGTTCTGCATTgaccccagcctggccctgtCCCTCCTGTTGACCTCAAGCCTCAGCAACTCTCCTGTGAAGGGAAGGGCTTGACTTACATAGTCTCCTTGGTTCCAGCCAGCTGTGACATTCACATCAAAATTCTAGGTTAACAAGAGGATTagaagaggtgggggtggggttaagATTATTTGATTTACTAAAGGAATCaccataaaaataatactttctctttttttttggcacAGCTTTCATGAAACTTCTACATTCAGGTTTTCATGTGAAACAGAAGTACATTAGACAACAAGATCTTTCCTTGTAAAATTCTAGTAACACACTTACCTTGTGATGTgtttaatttaacaaaaattaaattccatGCATTTTATCAGGAACAGACTGGCTATAAATGAACTCTTAAGGAACACTTTCTGTGGGAGAACCCCTTCTTTGAAAAATCTTTTGAACATAGCAGTTTGGAAATCAGAGAGATTTTCTGAGGACTTGGAAGTTTTCAAGTGAACTCTCACTAGACTTGAGTTTCAATCTCACTAACTACCTATGCTTCTGGTTCCCAAGCTAGAGTTTTCCTTGAAATCTCACTGATCTGATGATTTTATCTGGTTTAGGTTTTTTCACCTCAGAGATACTTCAACATTGACCCGAACGCAACCCAAGCCTCTGGGAAGTGTGGCTCCCGAAAATCCAACCTTCTCTTGAATTTCCAGGGCGGATTTGTGAATTTCACATTTACAAAGGTGAGAACTGAGCTCCTTCATACTAACAGGCTCTAGCATcgcttttcttttccctcaaccTGGGGCCCAGTGGTGCAACCCCACACTTCACTTTAAGTTCCAAAGGAAATAGATCTCAGAACCTTTTGAGATATTCCCTGATAAGAATGAGGGgcatggagatggagaggagggaagtGTCGACATCTTATGTTTGCCTCCTAACCCCTTCAGCCTCCTCTGTGCAGCCCAAGAAGGGCTTCAGTGCCTCTTAAGGGAGGTTTGGCCTTGGGGAACCCAGCCACAGGTGCTCTTTGCAAACCACCTAAAGGAGGAAGTTAAACAGATCAACAGACCCACTGAAATTCCCAGTGAGCACACAGAAACAGGATTACTCTCAGACCAAAATCAAATGTCATGATGGGTTCTTTCCAACTGCAGCAGGCAAGATTCAGGGACTAACCGGGCACTGGATTTTCCAGACCATATTACAAAAGGGGTGGACCACAGAGTGGGGTGGAAAGACTATGGACACGAGGTCAGAGAGTCCTGGCTGAAATTTGACTCTGTCACCTGTTCTTGTGACATCAGGCAGACAACTTAACATGTCTGAGCTTTATTTGAACACTTGAGAAATGAGGGAAGGGAATTAAAGATCACCTCTGTAAAGAGCATTATTCAGTAGTTGGAAAGTAGATGTTCAAGACCAGTAGCTATGATTACAATGACTCACGTGGGTGAATGTCTTGGGGGTACAAACGTTGGTCATCCACTCTCAAAGGAGACACTTCTCCCGGATTCTCCCAAAGTATCATTCAGATAGGCCAGGTAAGAGCTGGAGAGGTGGTGCTGAGAGAATGCCTACAGCTGGAACTTGGTGTGGGTCTCCTTCCTACCTGTTGAATGTGACCCCTGAATTTAGAGGGGTCTTGGGTACCAGAGCCTGGAGAGAAATGAGCATAGACATTGGCATGAAACAAGTCAAGATTGGCTCTCCATCATAACGTTGATTAGTCACATGATCTTGGACTACTTGGGGcatgttttctcatctataaaatggaaataattacaCCTCCTTTAGTGGGACCCATGGGAGGGTCagaagtggtatatataaatTGTCTTGCATGGTGCTTGGCACATAACAATGTTCAACAAAGGGTGTTGACTTTCTTAATTTGGTGTCAAAGACTTTATCCTCCTTGTGCGTATGGTTCTCCTTAAGGTAGAGGTGCACTGGAGAAGTCAGGGGTTTCCTTTCAGTATCAAATGggaaaaatgtattctctcacaccAGAAGATCATTCTGGGAAGAATGTGTGCTCTACTTCGAGACAACTGAGGTTAAACCTACAGAAGGGTCAGGAATTCTTTTAAAGTCGCTTCAGCAAAAGGGCAGAGGGTATAGGTACAAGCATCTGTGCTTTAGTTCAGGACTTGATTCCACCCAGACTACTGCCTGTATGAGCTTTTGGTAAGCATCAAAGCCCAGCATTTGTCTGTAGCATGCTGTGCCCACTGCCTTAGGCAGGTCTGCAACTGGGAGTTTCTTTGGCACCTTTCAGTGTCTCTTTTTGctcctttcctctgtctcctgatgccctctctgcctgcctttccaatGCCTTCAGACTGGATTCTGTTTGATCAAACTCCACCCAAGGTTTGAGCCCCTGtctttctggaaatttctgtGTCTCCAGAAGTACAGGCAGGAAATGAGTTCAGAGATGGCGCTAGAAGCACCAGCAGGGTTTTCCTCCCTCTACTCACATTCTGGAAGGAGCAAGGAGAGCCACTATCCACGGTCTCAAGTTTGTAATAGCTGCTTTGCCTGAGTCCGCCAACCAAATTCACCTTATTTATTTCATTCCCTGGCACCGATTCCTCAAGTAGTTGACCTTAGCTCTATTGCAAGAGGAAAGCGAGGAAGATTATAGAAAGCAAAAGTTCCCACCAGCCTTAGTCCTTCAGGAgaatttccacattttaaaagagaacttGTTTAAGCTAAAATAGTAACCACAAGCTCAAAGATCACAGGGGCTAAGTATAGAATTGAAAGAGAGAAGTAggccagtaattttttttccttgaaataggcagtcatttttttctccccacttttGATGACGACTTCACCTTCCCATTAAGTCTGCCTAAGAAAAACATTGGAGGATTGAGATGACGGAGGAGAGCCTCAGAAGTGAGGAGACACAAGGGAGGGGTAGGGAGTCCCAGAGATGCCAGTGGCTGGGCAGGCATCACTCCCTGGAGGCTGCCACTGTCTTTTATGGTGGACATCCATTCTAGATGGTTGGGTATACATTCTGAGTGGTTGCTGCCCTGTTATGTCAGTtgttaaatgttttacatatcATCTCTCTCAATTGGTCACCAGAAACCAGTGTTGTCAGATCTTCTGACTGTTCAAGACAAGAAATCCagatctttttatctttaaatgttgGCAACACGTTTTTTGGAAAACTTCAACAGAGCTAGCCAAACAGAACACAGTTGTAAGCCAGATTTGGCCTGTGGACATTCTGCCC is part of the Mustela nigripes isolate SB6536 chromosome 2, MUSNIG.SB6536, whole genome shotgun sequence genome and encodes:
- the LAMP3 gene encoding lysosome-associated membrane glycoprotein 3 isoform X3, with the protein product MPWQLSAVVVLFVSLAVILHYGSQITAQVSPETGDYLPTTAGTAEATAKPFLQLTHHIPSQTLAARSMNGHTPSHRAAPTSSSELPTTHTTVKTLVTTSLLTTNSTPTTSPTAHTLVTTLATPNNSHTAASLTEATIGPSAAPGSPPTTFPPSAHTTGTSPSTVSHTTRKTTQPRNQTALPATLSTPPLNSTTSHQSAQPSHAPGPTTAAHNTTHTASPAATTSGPTLAPRPSSAKTGMYQVLNGSRLCIKAEMGIELTVQDTESVFSPQRYFNIDPNATQASGKCGSRKSNLLLNFQGGFVNFTFTKDENSYYISEVRACLTVANPEKIYQGMKSSVVMFETVVGHSFKCVSEQSIQLSTHLQLKTMNVQYQAFDFEDDHFGNVDECSSDYTIVLPVIGAIVLGLCAVGLIVYGIRLRRESSGYQRI
- the LAMP3 gene encoding lysosome-associated membrane glycoprotein 3 isoform X2 — encoded protein: MPWQLSAVVVLFVSLAVILHYGSQITAQVSPETGDYLPTTAGTAEATAKPFLQLTHHIPSQTLAARSMNGHTPSHRAAPTSSSELPTTHTTVKTLVTTSLLTTNSTPTTSPTAHTLVTTLATPNNSHTAASLTEATIGPSAAPGSPPTTFPPSAHTTGTSPSTVSHTTRKTTQPRNQTALPATLSTPPLNSTTSHQSAQPSHAPGPTTAAHNTTHTASPAATTSGPTLAPRPSSAKTGMYQVLNGSRLCIKAEMGIELTVQDTESVFSPQRYFNIDPNATQASGKCGSRKSNLLLNFQGGFVNFTFTKDENSYYISEVRACLTVANPEKIYQGMKSSVVMFETVVGHSFKCVSEQSIQLSTHLQLKTMNVQYQAFDFEDDHFGNADECFTDRNRRENPVAVGLSIAVLLVVLLTACLVASKRPSRGYERM
- the LAMP3 gene encoding lysosome-associated membrane glycoprotein 3 isoform X1 produces the protein MPWQLSAVVVLFVSLAVILHYGSQITAQVSPETGDYLPTTAGTAEATAKPFLQLTHHIPSQTLAARSMNGHTPSHRAAPTSSSELPTTHTTVKTLVTTSLLTTNSTPTTSPTAHTLVTTLATPNNSHTAASLTEATIGPSAAPGSPPTTFPPSAHTTGTSPSTVSHTTRKTTQPRNQTALPATLSTPPLNSTTSHQSAQPSHAPGPTTAAHNTTHTASPAATTSGPTLAPRPSSAKTGMYQVLNGSRLCIKAEMGIELTVQDTESVFSPQRYFNIDPNATQASGKCGSRKSNLLLNFQGGFVNFTFTKDENSYYISEVRACLTVANPEKIYQGMKSSVVMFETVVGHSFKCVSEQSIQLSTHLQLKTMNVQYQAFDFEDDHFGNADECFTDRNRRENPVAVGLSIAVLLVVLLTACLVASKRPSRGYERIG